One window of Bacillus alkalicellulosilyticus genomic DNA carries:
- a CDS encoding acetylornithine deacetylase — protein sequence MNKEKINSLVQRIEENKEQLLDLAKALMSFETPSPPARNTESAQQFIADYLQDLGFSIDKWDVYPGDPNVVGTLTGTHSTKAKSLLINGHIDVAEVHEEEENWDSPPFTPVIKDNILYGRGAADMKGGLAGALFAIKVLKEAGIELPGDLIFQSVIGEEVGEAGTLQCCTRGYAADFAVVVDTSDCQIQGQGGVITGWVTIQSPETFHDATRRNMIHAGGGLFGASAIEKMMKVIQSLQELEQHWAVTKSYPGFPPGMTTINPSVIEGGRHAAFIADKCALWITVHFYPNENHADVAKEVEEHLMNMAKADPWLRENPPTLKWGGTSMIEDRGEIFPSLEIDPSHEAVQLLGKSHQHIFSTEATVGMSPTVTDGGWLGEAGIPTVIYGPGKLKHAHAVNEQLDVDELVNFTKVMTSFIYEWCHLSKEEE from the coding sequence ATGAACAAAGAAAAGATAAATTCTTTGGTTCAACGTATAGAAGAAAATAAAGAACAATTACTTGATTTAGCCAAAGCTTTGATGTCATTTGAAACGCCTAGTCCTCCTGCAAGGAATACAGAATCCGCTCAACAATTTATTGCAGACTATTTACAAGACTTAGGCTTTTCAATTGATAAGTGGGATGTTTATCCTGGAGACCCTAACGTAGTAGGAACACTCACCGGCACTCATTCAACTAAGGCTAAAAGCCTACTTATTAATGGGCATATCGATGTTGCAGAGGTCCATGAAGAGGAGGAAAACTGGGACAGTCCTCCTTTTACTCCTGTTATTAAAGATAATATTTTATATGGTCGTGGTGCAGCCGATATGAAAGGTGGGCTTGCAGGAGCTTTATTTGCGATAAAAGTGTTAAAAGAAGCGGGAATCGAATTACCGGGTGACCTTATTTTTCAATCTGTCATTGGAGAAGAGGTCGGAGAAGCTGGCACTCTTCAATGTTGTACTCGCGGGTATGCCGCTGATTTTGCAGTTGTAGTTGATACAAGTGATTGCCAAATTCAAGGACAGGGCGGTGTCATTACGGGATGGGTAACGATCCAAAGTCCTGAAACCTTCCACGATGCAACGAGAAGAAACATGATTCATGCTGGCGGTGGACTTTTTGGAGCGAGTGCAATTGAAAAAATGATGAAAGTCATTCAAAGCTTGCAAGAACTTGAACAACATTGGGCCGTTACAAAATCTTATCCTGGCTTTCCTCCGGGGATGACGACCATTAATCCTTCAGTCATTGAAGGTGGGCGTCATGCTGCTTTTATAGCGGATAAATGTGCCCTGTGGATAACAGTTCATTTTTACCCAAATGAAAATCATGCTGATGTTGCTAAAGAAGTTGAAGAGCATCTTATGAATATGGCCAAAGCTGATCCTTGGTTACGAGAAAACCCTCCGACCCTTAAATGGGGAGGAACTTCAATGATTGAGGACCGCGGCGAAATTTTTCCTTCGCTAGAAATTGACCCTAGTCATGAAGCTGTACAACTTCTAGGTAAGAGTCACCAGCATATTTTTTCTACAGAAGCGACGGTTGGTATGTCCCCTACTGTAACAGACGGTGGATGGCTTGGGGAAGCGGGGATCCCTACTGTAATTTATGGACCAGGGAAATTAAAGCATGCACATGCTGTCAATGAGCAGCTAGATGTTGATGAGCTCGTTAATTTTACAAAAGTGATGACTTCATTCATTTACGAATGGTGTCATTTATCAAAAGAAGAGGAGTGA
- the tenA gene encoding thiaminase II codes for MVVFTDRLHEKAKPIWRQSHDHPFVQGIGHGTLDLESFKFFMRQDYLYLIDYARLFALGSLKATDLQTMSTFAKLLDSTLNVEMDLHRQYAERLGISAEELEATKAAPITLAYSGYMLNISQRGSLAELVAAVLPCTWSYFEIGKELSQIPGATEHEVYGEWVSMYCSDEFGELADWLITLMNQLTTGMSETELANLEDIFLNTSRYEYMFWDMSYKQDMWPTDE; via the coding sequence ATGGTGGTATTTACTGACCGATTACATGAGAAAGCAAAACCAATTTGGAGACAAAGCCACGACCATCCTTTTGTTCAAGGAATTGGTCACGGGACATTAGATCTTGAAAGCTTTAAATTTTTCATGCGTCAAGACTATTTATATCTAATTGATTACGCTCGTTTATTTGCATTAGGCAGCTTGAAGGCAACTGACCTTCAAACGATGTCTACCTTTGCAAAGCTACTAGATTCTACTTTAAATGTTGAAATGGATTTGCATCGTCAATATGCCGAGCGCTTAGGAATTTCAGCTGAGGAGTTAGAAGCAACTAAAGCCGCACCTATCACCCTTGCCTATAGCGGATATATGTTAAATATCTCACAACGTGGATCCTTGGCTGAGCTGGTTGCTGCTGTTCTACCTTGCACATGGAGCTACTTTGAAATTGGCAAAGAACTATCCCAAATACCTGGTGCTACTGAACATGAAGTGTACGGCGAATGGGTGAGTATGTACTGTTCAGATGAATTTGGTGAATTAGCTGACTGGCTTATTACATTAATGAACCAATTAACAACAGGGATGTCTGAAACTGAGCTTGCTAATTTAGAAGATATCTTTTTAAATACAAGTCGTTATGAATACATGTTCTGGGATATGTCTTACAAGCAAGACATGTGGCCTACTGATGAATAA
- a CDS encoding ABC transporter ATP-binding protein, which yields MNNDNLLSFDNVSFSYEKEEQIINQVSFSIDRGEFVSILGPSGSGKSTIFRLITGLERASAGTISAPSDAGFMPQQDLLLDWRTIIENVILPLEIKGYSKQKARLKAAPYFHEFGLVGTEHKYPNELSGGMRQRASFLRATLSSGDLLLLDEPFSALDAMTRLSMQEWLLQQWEHYKKTILFITHDVDEALFLSDRIFLFTEKPLSTFTEIQIPLDRPRTLENMLDVQMVELKSSLIAQLRQQVKL from the coding sequence ATGAATAACGACAACTTACTTTCCTTTGATAATGTCTCGTTTTCTTATGAAAAGGAGGAACAGATTATAAATCAAGTCTCGTTTTCCATTGATAGAGGAGAGTTTGTAAGTATTTTAGGTCCGAGTGGTTCTGGAAAAAGTACAATTTTCAGGTTAATTACTGGTCTTGAAAGAGCAAGTGCAGGGACTATTAGTGCTCCTTCAGATGCTGGTTTTATGCCACAGCAGGATTTGTTGTTAGATTGGCGAACAATTATTGAAAACGTCATTTTACCGTTGGAAATAAAGGGATATTCAAAGCAAAAAGCACGACTAAAAGCTGCACCATATTTCCATGAGTTTGGTCTAGTAGGAACAGAGCATAAATACCCAAATGAACTTTCCGGTGGAATGAGACAACGAGCTTCTTTTTTACGAGCCACGTTAAGTAGTGGTGACTTATTGCTATTAGATGAACCATTCAGCGCCCTTGATGCAATGACTAGATTATCGATGCAAGAGTGGCTGCTACAACAATGGGAACATTACAAGAAAACAATTTTGTTCATTACACATGATGTGGATGAAGCCTTGTTTTTATCGGATCGCATTTTTCTATTTACCGAAAAGCCGCTATCTACTTTTACAGAAATTCAGATTCCGCTGGATAGACCCCGAACACTTGAAAATATGCTTGATGTTCAAATGGTAGAGCTGAAAAGCTCATTAATTGCACAGTTGCGTCAGCAGGTGAAGCTATGA
- a CDS encoding ABC transporter permease: protein MMRHLKNYLGSFILIAGLLVIWEIGAGQYDKKYILPTPSDIFLRMIDLHDLLFFVHLPATLKIILLGLSLSILFGVGLAVWMNMNTMAERTFFPIVIASQTIPIIALAPIFVLWFGYDIWSKVVVTILITFFPITVGTFDGLRSTKKEYIDLVRTMGATKRHIFFKIQVPTALPYFFSSLKVAVTLSVIGAAIGEWLGADAGLGYFSRRMMTQFDGAGVFAPIVWLSFLGIVLFLLVKAIESYLLKWRKTQ, encoded by the coding sequence ATGATGCGGCACTTAAAAAACTATCTGGGTTCTTTTATTCTCATTGCAGGCTTGTTGGTTATTTGGGAAATTGGAGCAGGACAATATGATAAAAAATACATCCTTCCAACCCCAAGCGATATTTTTCTGAGAATGATTGATCTTCATGATTTATTATTCTTTGTTCATTTACCTGCGACCTTAAAAATCATTTTACTTGGGTTATCCCTTTCTATCTTGTTTGGTGTCGGCCTTGCCGTATGGATGAATATGAATACAATGGCGGAACGAACGTTTTTTCCAATAGTGATAGCATCACAGACCATCCCTATTATTGCGCTTGCACCTATTTTTGTGCTTTGGTTTGGATATGACATTTGGAGTAAAGTCGTTGTGACCATTCTCATTACGTTTTTCCCGATTACTGTGGGAACATTTGACGGACTACGCTCCACAAAAAAAGAGTATATCGATTTAGTAAGAACAATGGGTGCAACGAAAAGACATATCTTTTTTAAAATTCAAGTTCCTACTGCTCTTCCTTATTTCTTTTCAAGCTTAAAGGTCGCGGTTACCTTAAGCGTCATCGGGGCTGCAATTGGGGAATGGCTTGGGGCAGATGCAGGGCTGGGATATTTTAGTCGTCGTATGATGACGCAGTTTGACGGTGCCGGAGTTTTTGCTCCGATTGTTTGGCTATCCTTTCTAGGAATTGTTTTATTTTTACTCGTAAAAGCAATTGAATCTTATCTACTAAAATGGAGGAAAACACAATGA
- a CDS encoding ABC transporter substrate-binding protein, translated as MKQLTMMLLALLFVITIAACGGTEAPVEESQSDSTPEQVEDTEAVETNEELTSMDIMLDWYPNAVHSYLYAALEQGFFEEEGLDVTIRFPANPTDPINLAATGAVTLGITYQPDVIMARAMDVPVVSIAAIVRSPLNHLMVMADSPIQTPGDLVGQSVGYPGIPVNIPILKTMVEADGGNFEEVNMVDVGFELGSSIVSERVDAVIGTYINHEYPVLKEQGHDIRYFNPIDFGVPSYYELVIVTNEETLAERKEDIEAFWRAATKGYELMKNEPAQSLDILFANQDQANFPLSRAVEDQSLEILLPKMEENGERFGSQTEDSWQEVITWLVEAGLVDEAPSAEEIFVNIVE; from the coding sequence ATGAAACAACTTACAATGATGTTACTAGCTTTATTATTCGTTATCACTATCGCTGCTTGCGGAGGTACGGAGGCCCCAGTCGAAGAAAGTCAGTCAGACAGTACACCAGAACAAGTTGAGGACACTGAGGCAGTTGAGACAAATGAAGAATTAACAAGCATGGACATTATGTTAGATTGGTATCCGAATGCTGTTCATTCATACTTATATGCTGCATTAGAACAAGGGTTTTTTGAAGAAGAGGGACTTGATGTTACCATTCGTTTCCCTGCCAACCCAACAGACCCAATTAATTTAGCTGCTACAGGAGCAGTAACTCTAGGAATTACATATCAACCAGATGTCATTATGGCCAGAGCAATGGATGTTCCAGTCGTTTCAATTGCTGCGATTGTTCGTTCACCTTTAAATCATTTAATGGTGATGGCAGATAGCCCAATTCAAACTCCTGGTGATTTAGTTGGTCAAAGTGTTGGATATCCTGGAATTCCAGTAAATATTCCAATCTTAAAAACAATGGTTGAAGCTGATGGCGGTAACTTTGAAGAAGTAAACATGGTCGATGTAGGATTTGAGCTTGGTTCTTCCATTGTCAGCGAAAGAGTCGACGCTGTCATTGGTACTTATATTAACCATGAATACCCTGTATTAAAAGAACAAGGACATGACATTCGATATTTTAATCCCATTGATTTTGGTGTTCCATCTTATTATGAACTAGTCATTGTTACTAATGAAGAAACCCTTGCTGAAAGAAAAGAAGATATTGAAGCTTTTTGGCGTGCAGCAACAAAAGGCTATGAATTGATGAAAAATGAACCTGCACAAAGCTTAGATATCCTTTTCGCGAATCAAGACCAAGCTAACTTCCCATTAAGCCGTGCTGTTGAAGACCAAAGCTTAGAAATCCTGCTCCCAAAAATGGAGGAGAACGGTGAACGTTTTGGTAGTCAAACTGAAGATTCATGGCAAGAGGTTATTACATGGTTAGTTGAAGCTGGGCTAGTCGATGAAGCACCTTCTGCTGAAGAAATTTTTGTAAATATTGTGGAGTAA
- a CDS encoding SDR family oxidoreductase has product MPKKLAIITGAGSGFGLETTIALAKQEYNVIATVRSLQRATQLIERIKKDQLLSDVDVVEMDVTNKIQVKEVISKIESQYGRVDLLVNNAGFALAGFVEDVSEEEWIEQFDTNFFGVVRVTKAVLPMMRRQKKGRILMISSISGRVVLPGIGPYATSKHALEAYSESLRLEMKEVGIDVVIIEPGSYQTNIWKTGKRIAKALSDKTSPNYKKFKKLEQSVIEREKTYGNKEEVIKVIIQAVIAKVPAFRYKVGKGVLVTILIKQLLPWSLWEKLVVKQMDKLSSKK; this is encoded by the coding sequence ATGCCAAAAAAATTAGCTATTATTACGGGTGCTGGAAGTGGGTTTGGTCTTGAGACTACGATAGCTCTGGCAAAACAAGAATACAATGTCATTGCAACAGTTCGGAGTTTACAAAGGGCCACACAATTAATCGAAAGAATAAAAAAAGACCAATTACTCTCTGATGTTGACGTAGTTGAAATGGATGTTACAAATAAAATTCAAGTCAAGGAAGTCATTTCAAAAATAGAAAGTCAATATGGAAGAGTCGATTTACTGGTGAATAATGCGGGGTTTGCGTTAGCTGGATTTGTAGAAGATGTCTCAGAGGAAGAATGGATTGAACAATTTGATACTAACTTTTTTGGGGTTGTGCGTGTAACAAAAGCTGTATTACCGATGATGAGACGCCAGAAGAAAGGTAGAATTCTCATGATAAGTAGTATTAGCGGAAGAGTTGTATTACCAGGTATTGGCCCTTACGCAACTTCAAAACATGCGCTTGAAGCCTATAGTGAGAGCTTAAGATTAGAAATGAAAGAGGTAGGAATTGATGTCGTCATCATTGAACCAGGCTCATACCAAACAAATATTTGGAAAACCGGAAAAAGGATAGCCAAAGCATTATCAGATAAAACATCACCCAATTATAAAAAGTTTAAAAAACTTGAACAAAGTGTAATAGAACGGGAAAAAACATACGGCAATAAGGAGGAGGTCATAAAGGTCATTATTCAGGCCGTGATAGCAAAAGTACCTGCTTTTAGGTATAAAGTAGGAAAAGGAGTTTTAGTAACGATTTTAATAAAGCAGTTATTGCCTTGGAGTTTATGGGAAAAACTTGTAGTAAAACAAATGGATAAATTATCTTCGAAAAAATAG
- a CDS encoding HPr family phosphocarrier protein translates to MKIEQTVFLTQQMSLPKIIELIVENEHFQCEITVKKERKVCNGKSLLGLVSFLLFLKVGDEYQIIADGRDAKIAVNHWCKRTRNIKERNKKVERFYFN, encoded by the coding sequence ATGAAAATAGAGCAAACCGTCTTCTTAACTCAACAAATGAGCTTACCAAAAATCATTGAGCTTATTGTTGAAAATGAACATTTCCAATGTGAAATCACTGTAAAGAAAGAGCGTAAAGTCTGTAACGGTAAAAGCTTGTTAGGTTTAGTTTCATTTTTGCTCTTCCTAAAAGTCGGAGATGAATACCAAATCATTGCAGATGGTCGTGATGCCAAAATTGCTGTGAATCATTGGTGCAAAAGAACCAGAAATATAAAGGAGAGAAATAAAAAAGTAGAGCGTTTTTACTTTAACTAG
- a CDS encoding methyl-accepting chemotaxis protein has translation MVDKSTAGQEAVKKIQLLIQKLGEESKQTATSMAQLSSRSKEIEGIVKVINEIAEQTNLLALNASIEAARAGEHGKGFAVVADEVRKLAENTAQSTKSIDELIKHIQQETDKAQEDSNNTLRAVEDGIDYSNLTAESISEILEAIESVRSEVTDVLDTIKNQDQLSAKVVAEVQSTTAAFEEANELIQQHIEESDRVEAAFKDSVGQLQAPAQVAPSKEEELETA, from the coding sequence ATGGTTGATAAATCCACTGCTGGTCAAGAAGCGGTTAAAAAGATTCAATTGCTCATTCAAAAGCTTGGTGAGGAATCAAAACAAACTGCAACGAGTATGGCACAGTTAAGCTCTCGTTCAAAAGAGATTGAAGGAATTGTCAAAGTTATTAATGAAATTGCTGAACAAACGAACTTATTAGCTCTTAATGCTTCCATTGAAGCAGCTCGTGCTGGCGAACATGGTAAAGGATTTGCGGTCGTTGCTGATGAGGTTAGAAAATTAGCGGAAAACACTGCACAAAGTACGAAGAGTATCGACGAGTTAATTAAACATATCCAACAAGAAACAGATAAAGCTCAAGAAGACTCTAATAATACACTACGTGCTGTAGAAGATGGAATCGATTATAGTAATTTAACGGCAGAAAGTATTTCTGAAATCTTGGAAGCCATTGAAAGCGTCCGTTCAGAAGTAACTGATGTATTAGATACAATTAAAAATCAAGACCAATTAAGTGCAAAAGTAGTGGCAGAAGTACAATCGACAACTGCTGCATTTGAAGAAGCAAATGAATTAATTCAACAACATATTGAAGAATCAGACCGCGTCGAAGCTGCATTTAAAGACAGCGTTGGTCAACTTCAAGCCCCTGCACAAGTTGCGCCTTCAAAAGAAGAAGAATTAGAAACAGCATAA
- a CDS encoding mechanosensitive ion channel family protein, which translates to MEIWETVINSLYRVSWVDIGIAIAIFLVFHVFRKLFTRYLFRLIIRLTKKTPTDLLTNLFLAFEKPLRVFFVIIGIYLALLYLPFNVPASRYVTNVYEALLILLVGWGLYNFFSTNSAIFSSFFTQSVDVEEESMLIPFLSKVLRFLIIILTFGIFLGALGYEVSGLVAGLGLGGLAFALAAQDTVSNFFGGVIIITERPFKKGDWIETPTVQGVVEDINFRSTKIRTFADSVVTVPNSTLANEPITNWSEMGRRRITFNLGVTYTTPRRKLEVVVRRIEELLLQHPEVHQQTIMVRFSEFNNSSLDIFIYFFTNTTIWPEWLKVKEDINFKIMDILEEEGVAVAFPSRSVYFENRLQKTEINDIENGIEHEQ; encoded by the coding sequence TTGGAAATATGGGAAACGGTTATAAATTCATTATATCGTGTATCATGGGTAGATATTGGAATAGCTATTGCTATTTTTTTAGTGTTCCATGTCTTTAGAAAGTTGTTTACCCGCTATTTATTTCGATTAATTATTAGGTTGACGAAAAAAACGCCAACTGATTTATTAACGAATTTATTTTTAGCTTTTGAAAAGCCGTTGCGTGTGTTTTTTGTTATTATTGGTATTTATCTAGCATTGTTATATTTACCTTTCAATGTTCCCGCCTCAAGGTATGTAACGAATGTGTATGAGGCTTTATTGATTTTATTAGTAGGGTGGGGCTTATATAATTTTTTCTCCACAAATTCAGCTATTTTTTCTAGTTTTTTTACACAAAGTGTTGATGTAGAAGAAGAAAGTATGTTAATTCCTTTCTTATCTAAAGTGTTACGTTTTTTAATTATCATCTTAACGTTTGGGATATTTTTAGGCGCTTTGGGTTACGAAGTAAGTGGCTTGGTAGCTGGACTTGGTCTTGGTGGACTAGCTTTTGCTTTAGCGGCACAAGATACGGTTAGTAATTTTTTTGGTGGGGTTATCATTATTACTGAACGGCCTTTTAAAAAAGGAGATTGGATTGAAACTCCTACTGTTCAAGGTGTTGTTGAAGATATAAATTTTAGAAGCACTAAAATCAGGACGTTTGCCGATTCAGTTGTCACCGTTCCCAATTCAACCTTAGCGAATGAACCGATTACAAATTGGTCGGAGATGGGAAGACGACGAATTACGTTTAATCTTGGAGTGACCTATACAACACCTAGAAGAAAACTTGAAGTGGTTGTTCGTAGGATTGAAGAATTGCTGTTACAGCATCCAGAGGTCCATCAGCAAACAATTATGGTCCGATTTAGTGAATTTAATAATTCAAGTTTGGATATTTTCATTTACTTTTTCACGAATACTACAATTTGGCCTGAGTGGCTGAAGGTGAAAGAAGATATTAATTTTAAAATTATGGATATATTAGAAGAAGAAGGCGTTGCAGTTGCCTTTCCAAGTCGCAGTGTGTATTTTGAGAATCGGCTTCAAAAAACGGAAATAAATGATATAGAAAACGGGATAGAGCATGAACAATAA
- a CDS encoding YtxH domain-containing protein: MFMRKKRSGNGMLMGTLIGGVIGATGALLLAPKKGEELRQDIRKQFEQSEQGKNVSHMLLEMGSEWTADLFDEMNSTDKTSEKQDNQHQNQNDHYKKNEQSSANNTEQDGGDIGKLIHEVVEDESLENDDTMTKGE, encoded by the coding sequence ATGTTCATGAGAAAAAAACGTTCAGGAAATGGGATGCTGATGGGTACCCTTATCGGAGGAGTCATTGGAGCAACAGGAGCATTACTCTTAGCACCGAAAAAAGGAGAAGAGCTTCGTCAGGACATTAGGAAGCAATTTGAGCAAAGTGAACAAGGAAAAAATGTTTCACATATGCTCCTCGAAATGGGAAGTGAGTGGACGGCTGATTTGTTTGACGAAATGAATTCTACTGATAAGACTAGTGAAAAACAAGATAACCAACACCAAAATCAAAATGATCATTATAAGAAAAATGAACAATCTTCCGCAAATAATACAGAACAAGATGGTGGAGATATTGGAAAGCTAATTCATGAAGTAGTAGAAGACGAGTCATTGGAAAATGATGATACTATGACCAAAGGCGAATAA
- a CDS encoding ABC transporter ATP-binding protein, with protein sequence MNDIIATQSLSLGYSQNLIIENLSINIPKGKITVFVGSNGCGKSTLLRSMARLLKPKTGDILLERTDMATIATKKLAKTLAILPQSPTAPEGLTVYQLVKQGRYPHQTWLKQWSKEDEKKVQDALEKTRLLDLKDQPVEELSGGQRQRAWIAMTLAQDTDIILLDEPTTYLDMTHQVEILDLLFELNERENRTIVMVLHDINLACRYAHHLVAMKCGEIFAQGPPEQVITPETVQAVFEMECQITHDPIFGTPLCIPYGRGRTIKQTALTGT encoded by the coding sequence ATGAACGATATCATTGCCACGCAATCTTTATCTCTCGGTTACAGTCAAAATTTGATTATTGAGAATTTATCTATAAACATCCCTAAAGGTAAAATTACCGTTTTCGTTGGAAGTAACGGCTGCGGCAAATCAACGCTTCTTCGGTCAATGGCTCGCTTATTGAAACCAAAAACGGGTGATATCCTTTTAGAACGTACAGATATGGCAACCATTGCAACTAAAAAATTAGCTAAAACATTAGCCATCCTGCCACAATCACCAACAGCACCAGAAGGTCTTACTGTGTACCAGTTAGTAAAACAAGGCAGATATCCCCACCAAACTTGGTTAAAGCAATGGTCGAAGGAAGACGAAAAGAAAGTGCAAGATGCTCTTGAAAAAACTCGTTTACTCGATTTAAAAGACCAACCAGTTGAAGAGCTATCTGGAGGACAACGACAACGAGCTTGGATCGCGATGACATTAGCTCAAGATACAGACATCATCTTATTAGACGAACCTACAACATACTTAGATATGACTCACCAGGTTGAAATATTAGACCTATTATTTGAACTTAATGAAAGAGAAAACCGAACGATTGTTATGGTGCTACACGACATTAATTTAGCTTGTCGCTACGCCCATCACCTTGTAGCAATGAAGTGTGGAGAAATATTTGCACAAGGTCCGCCCGAACAGGTGATAACACCAGAGACCGTTCAAGCTGTATTTGAAATGGAATGCCAAATTACACACGACCCAATTTTTGGTACACCATTATGCATACCATATGGACGTGGAAGAACAATAAAACAAACCGCATTAACAGGAACATAA
- a CDS encoding FecCD family ABC transporter permease, with protein sequence MRSYHVRTKNDTISFLVEKSSLKVIFMLVAFSVMVFSLALSVGSTWLSPYAVFSHLVGIGSGEHDYIIHTLRLPRVLTAFLVGAALAVSGLILQGIVRNPLASPDIIGVTGGASVGAITFIITLQGTVSITWLPLAAILGAAIVSACIYALSWKNGITPFRLILIGIGIAAATKALTMMLLVMSEIGVASKVYIWLTGSVYGASWQNVWTLLPWVVICIMLTLLLARVVNAKELGDDVSQGLGVSVQKFRFLLLVLSVALAGAAVSVAGGIGFVGLIAPHIARKLIGRSFGSLIPASALIGGLLVVIADIIARTAFLPLDIPAGVFTAAIGAPFFIYLLFRKKNM encoded by the coding sequence ATGCGTAGTTATCACGTTCGAACGAAAAATGATACGATTTCGTTTCTAGTTGAGAAATCCTCACTTAAAGTTATTTTTATGTTAGTAGCGTTTTCTGTTATGGTCTTCTCATTAGCGTTATCTGTTGGAAGTACGTGGTTATCTCCGTATGCAGTCTTTTCTCATTTAGTAGGGATAGGAAGCGGGGAACACGACTATATCATCCACACGTTGCGTCTACCACGTGTTCTGACGGCATTTTTAGTAGGAGCAGCTTTAGCTGTTTCAGGCCTTATTTTGCAAGGAATTGTTCGAAATCCTCTAGCCTCTCCAGATATTATTGGAGTTACTGGTGGAGCTTCAGTCGGAGCAATAACGTTTATTATTACGCTACAAGGCACTGTCAGTATTACATGGCTTCCATTAGCTGCGATACTAGGTGCAGCCATCGTTTCTGCCTGTATTTATGCGTTGTCATGGAAAAATGGAATTACTCCGTTTCGTCTTATCCTAATTGGAATTGGCATTGCTGCTGCCACAAAGGCACTTACGATGATGCTATTAGTCATGAGTGAAATCGGTGTTGCTAGCAAAGTGTACATATGGTTGACCGGAAGTGTATATGGAGCAAGTTGGCAAAATGTGTGGACACTTCTTCCGTGGGTAGTCATTTGTATAATGCTTACGTTGCTGTTAGCGAGAGTCGTCAATGCTAAGGAACTGGGAGATGATGTTTCCCAAGGATTAGGAGTAAGCGTGCAAAAATTTCGTTTTCTTTTGTTAGTTTTGAGTGTGGCGTTAGCAGGAGCAGCAGTATCTGTTGCTGGAGGAATTGGCTTTGTCGGTTTAATTGCACCACACATCGCTAGAAAGTTGATAGGTCGTTCTTTTGGGAGTCTCATTCCGGCTTCAGCACTTATAGGAGGTCTATTAGTTGTCATTGCAGATATTATTGCAAGAACAGCCTTTTTGCCACTTGATATTCCAGCGGGAGTTTTTACTGCTGCAATTGGTGCTCCTTTTTTTATTTATTTATTATTTCGGAAGAAAAACATGTAA